One genomic region from Rhodospirillaceae bacterium encodes:
- a CDS encoding tyrosine-type recombinase/integrase, producing the protein MAVLKTRTISRRTVDALTVEKDTVFWDSELSGFGVRVYPNGGKTYVVQTRAGGKPARRIAIGRHGVVTAEEARRRAALIVSRIKAGEEPVPEPMTVRQANGPTVAELARRFLEDHVAARCKPATAAAYRFAIEKHILPAFGKLSALAVDRAKVASFHEALRDRPVMANQAIDLLARVYRAAEDRGAVPAGSNPCRQIRKYRARRRERFLTEAEFRRLGRTLDEMEANGEIAVNAAAALRLLLLTGCRRNEILTLRRDAIYPDTGEIRLTDSKTGARTVSLSPEAADVFAGIPRVPGNPFVVAGRAGRHLRSLDGSWQKVRARAGLRDVRLHDLRHSFASRALALGETLPAIGRLLGHSRVETTARYAHLADDSVRQAAIRISDSIADDILGEDWHQFGR; encoded by the coding sequence ATGGCGGTTCTCAAGACCCGCACCATCTCCAGGCGCACGGTCGACGCACTGACGGTCGAGAAGGACACCGTGTTCTGGGACAGCGAACTCAGCGGCTTCGGGGTGCGGGTCTATCCGAACGGCGGCAAAACCTATGTCGTGCAGACCCGGGCCGGCGGGAAGCCGGCCAGGCGTATCGCCATCGGCCGGCACGGCGTCGTCACCGCCGAGGAGGCCAGGCGCCGGGCAGCCCTCATCGTCTCCCGCATCAAGGCCGGCGAGGAACCGGTGCCGGAGCCGATGACGGTACGGCAGGCCAACGGCCCGACGGTCGCCGAGCTCGCCCGGCGGTTTCTCGAGGACCACGTCGCGGCGCGCTGCAAGCCGGCCACGGCGGCGGCGTACCGGTTCGCCATCGAAAAACACATCCTGCCGGCCTTCGGCAAACTGTCGGCCCTCGCCGTGGACCGAGCCAAGGTTGCTTCGTTCCACGAGGCGCTCCGGGACCGGCCGGTCATGGCCAACCAGGCGATCGACCTGCTGGCGCGCGTCTACCGGGCGGCCGAGGACCGGGGCGCGGTGCCGGCGGGCAGCAACCCGTGCCGGCAGATCCGGAAATACCGTGCGCGCCGGCGCGAGCGCTTCCTGACCGAGGCGGAGTTCCGCCGTCTGGGCAGAACCCTGGACGAGATGGAAGCGAACGGCGAGATTGCCGTCAATGCCGCGGCGGCACTGCGCCTGCTGCTACTGACCGGCTGCCGGCGAAACGAGATCCTGACGTTGCGCAGGGACGCGATCTATCCGGACACCGGAGAGATTCGCCTGACCGACAGCAAGACCGGCGCCCGGACGGTGTCCCTGTCGCCCGAGGCTGCGGACGTATTCGCCGGCATTCCCCGGGTGCCGGGCAATCCCTTCGTCGTCGCCGGCCGCGCCGGCCGCCATCTGCGCAGCCTGGATGGCTCCTGGCAGAAGGTCCGCGCGCGGGCCGGCCTGCGCGACGTGCGCCTGCACGACCTGAGGCACAGCTTCGCCTCCCGGGCCCTGGCGCTCGGCGAGACCCTGCCAGCGATCGGCCGGCTGCTCGGCCACAGCCGGGTCGAGACGACGGCGCGTTACGCCCACCTGGCGGACGACTCCGTGCGGCAGGCTGCGATCCGGATATCCGACAGCATCGCGGACGATATACTGGGCGAGGACTGGCATCAGTTCGGCAGATGA
- a CDS encoding glutathione S-transferase family protein, producing MLRLYDNRLSGNGYKPRLLMAHLGLTYERIELDIMTGETRTADFLALNPNGRIPLLVLEDGTCLAESNAILCYLAEGSRFLPAGRLNRALTLQWLFFEQYSHEPNIAVARHWIQHSDMTDLQRAQLPAKQDGGHAALAVMEGHLGGVDWFGGAAMTVADIALYAYTHVAGEGGFDLAPYPNVTAWLARVAAEPGHAPMLPAPEGVVGGGAS from the coding sequence ATGCTCCGCCTGTACGACAACCGTCTCTCCGGCAACGGCTACAAGCCGCGCCTGCTGATGGCCCATCTCGGCCTGACCTACGAGCGGATCGAACTCGACATCATGACGGGCGAGACGCGGACGGCGGATTTCCTCGCCCTCAACCCGAACGGGCGGATTCCGCTATTGGTGCTGGAGGACGGGACCTGCCTCGCCGAATCCAACGCGATCCTGTGCTATCTGGCCGAGGGCTCGCGCTTCCTGCCGGCCGGGCGGCTCAACCGGGCGCTGACCCTGCAATGGCTGTTCTTCGAGCAATACAGCCACGAGCCAAACATCGCCGTCGCGCGCCACTGGATCCAGCATTCGGACATGACCGACCTGCAGCGCGCCCAGTTGCCGGCGAAGCAGGACGGCGGCCATGCCGCGCTCGCGGTGATGGAAGGGCATCTCGGCGGCGTGGACTGGTTCGGCGGCGCGGCCATGACGGTCGCCGACATCGCCCTCTACGCCTACACCCACGTCGCCGGCGAAGGCGGCTTCGACCTTGCCCCCTATCCCAACGTCACCGCCTGGCTCGCGCGCGTCGCGGCGGAACCCGGCCATGCGCCGATGCTGCCCGCGCCGGAGGGGGTTGTGGGGGGTGGTGCCAGTTGA
- a CDS encoding Rieske 2Fe-2S domain-containing protein codes for MAYLDDSAWRYFWHPVCTLPELAAAASDNRALAVTLLGEPIAVAEIAGTLAAFLDRCIHRSTRLSIGCVEAGGLRCAYHGWLYDAGGMCVEIPAMPDYKIPPGFRLRKIEARVAYDLVWLRLDPEAGTEIPGCPAWGDEAFRCVAGEPYTWPTSAGRRLENFVDLSHFPFVHDGSLGDRRHTTVPIAETARVGGELRFRFEPEPDMDLPDVALMAPTDYRLWMPFTVNLEFFFPDGERGQLWMTASPVESGTCRSFWFTCRTADRDGDDRPHLEFQDLVLREDLPVIAAQDPPEIPGPAGEQSVPADAVSLAYRRWLRELSGAAQKGAAEVARSLAAGKRQRRPGAAAGA; via the coding sequence ATGGCCTATCTCGACGACAGCGCGTGGCGCTATTTCTGGCATCCGGTCTGCACCCTGCCGGAACTCGCCGCCGCTGCGTCCGATAACCGGGCGCTCGCGGTCACGCTGCTCGGGGAGCCGATCGCCGTCGCCGAGATCGCCGGCACCCTCGCCGCCTTCCTGGACCGCTGCATCCATCGCTCGACGCGCCTGTCGATCGGCTGCGTGGAGGCGGGCGGGCTGCGCTGCGCCTATCACGGCTGGCTCTACGACGCCGGCGGCATGTGCGTCGAAATCCCGGCGATGCCGGACTACAAAATCCCGCCCGGCTTCCGGCTCCGGAAGATCGAGGCCCGGGTCGCCTACGACCTGGTCTGGCTGCGCCTCGATCCGGAGGCCGGCACCGAAATTCCCGGCTGCCCGGCCTGGGGCGACGAGGCGTTCCGCTGCGTCGCGGGCGAACCTTACACCTGGCCGACCTCAGCCGGGCGCCGGCTGGAGAATTTCGTCGACCTGTCGCATTTCCCCTTCGTCCATGACGGCTCGCTCGGCGACCGGCGGCACACGACGGTGCCGATCGCCGAGACCGCCCGCGTCGGCGGCGAGCTCCGGTTCCGCTTCGAACCGGAACCGGACATGGACCTGCCCGACGTCGCGCTGATGGCGCCGACCGACTACCGGCTCTGGATGCCGTTCACGGTCAATCTCGAATTCTTCTTTCCCGACGGCGAGCGCGGCCAGCTCTGGATGACCGCCTCGCCGGTCGAGTCCGGAACCTGCCGCAGCTTCTGGTTCACCTGCCGCACCGCCGACCGGGACGGCGACGACCGCCCCCATCTCGAATTCCAGGACCTCGTGCTCCGTGAGGACCTGCCGGTGATCGCGGCCCAGGACCCGCCGGAGATCCCCGGCCCGGCGGGCGAGCAGTCCGTGCCGGCCGACGCGGTCTCGCTGGCCTATCGCCGCTGGCTGCGCGAACTCTCCGGGGCGGCGCAGAAAGGGGCGGCCGAAGTCGCCCGGAGTCTGGCCGCCGGCAAGCGGCAACGGCGGCCAGGCGCCGCGGCAGGCGCCTGA
- a CDS encoding MarR family transcriptional regulator: MNAPDSLNEPAAGRAAPEGQAVDLGRLAGLLGYRLRRAEVFAFQNFAAHLGADGISPGQLGVLLLVQANPGSNQTRIGRALGIDRSTLVSIVDTLEARGLVRREPSPTDRRSHALVLSDEGAAFLRAIRPRLDAHEAEIARNLSPAERAQLIDLLQRLAAP, translated from the coding sequence ATGAATGCCCCCGATTCCCTGAACGAGCCCGCCGCCGGCCGCGCCGCGCCCGAGGGACAGGCGGTCGATCTTGGCCGGCTTGCCGGCCTGCTGGGCTACCGTCTACGCCGGGCGGAGGTGTTCGCCTTCCAGAATTTCGCCGCCCATCTCGGCGCCGACGGGATCAGCCCCGGCCAGCTCGGCGTGCTGCTGCTGGTCCAGGCGAATCCCGGATCCAACCAGACCCGGATCGGCCGGGCGCTCGGCATCGACCGGTCGACCCTGGTCTCGATCGTCGACACGCTGGAGGCGCGCGGCCTGGTCCGGCGCGAGCCGTCGCCGACCGACCGGCGCTCCCACGCCCTAGTGCTGTCGGACGAGGGCGCCGCCTTTCTGCGCGCCATCCGGCCGCGGCTCGACGCCCACGAGGCGGAAATCGCGCGCAACCTGTCGCCGGCCGAGCGGGCGCAGCTGATCGACCTGCTGCAGCGGCTGGCGGCGCCGTGA
- a CDS encoding nuclear transport factor 2 family protein, producing MTDTDDFSDDRGPDPSGEPLGRFVRAFYDARRAAARSGDLAPLDAFIAPDVRWAEPDVGDHMGDLRGRAAVLGMIRRALATTGGTFDLRVTGTVETGSHVAALIAWSAEKDGGRIEGRELAVYEVRDGRIAAAWFHPENIADDRAFWGEA from the coding sequence ATGACAGACACCGACGACTTTTCCGATGACCGTGGGCCCGATCCTTCCGGGGAGCCGCTCGGCCGTTTTGTCCGCGCCTTCTACGACGCCCGCCGCGCCGCGGCGCGCAGCGGCGATCTCGCCCCGCTCGACGCCTTCATCGCGCCGGACGTGCGCTGGGCCGAGCCCGACGTCGGCGACCATATGGGCGACCTGCGCGGCCGCGCGGCGGTGCTCGGCATGATCCGCCGCGCCCTCGCGACGACCGGCGGCACCTTCGACCTGCGGGTGACCGGGACGGTCGAGACCGGCAGCCATGTCGCGGCGCTGATCGCCTGGTCGGCGGAGAAGGACGGCGGGCGAATCGAGGGGCGGGAACTGGCGGTCTACGAGGTGCGGGACGGCCGCATCGCCGCGGCGTGGTTCCATCCGGAGAACATCGCCGACGACCGCGCCTTCTGGGGCGAGGCCTAG
- a CDS encoding class I adenylate-forming enzyme family protein, giving the protein MTPAVTSDGPADFPQTFGALLRESARRHPDRAAVVGYRDGARSENRVAMTYAGLDRAADRLARALARAGYAKTADRPGRWLAILSPNEVDYAAVHFGAARAGCPLAHVSVRANAAGRAEMLAGVGAELLFVHADLAGDARALLAGLPALERIVVIGGAAGPDSLDAFTADAPDGDPLVAVHPDDPAAVTFSSGSTGAPKGVLVSHRNRTLASCLGAQAFELADDDVMACTTPLFHVAGLFMWLQIGIRRGLTVVLLEKWAPDLFADAVERDVATAAFLVPSQVTALLDDPAAAARVRQEDGGLRHLNISGAPMPSGLLERALSAWPGLEIVEHYGQSESCPLAYRPAAFARSKPMSAGRPCVEMAVLDRDGRPLPQGEAGEVASRGAHTLLGYVGEDSGEDIGGGAELAALRAGDGWLRTGDIGRIDEDGFLHLIDRSKDVIVSGGENIFPAEVERALYLHPAVRECAVFGVPDDRWGEVPAAHVVANGAGGGGDDETAGGSGALPDEAALIDFVVARIPRYKRPRFVKFVDALPRTAIGKIQKNRIRAEYWKGRDRAI; this is encoded by the coding sequence GTGACGCCGGCGGTGACGTCCGACGGGCCCGCGGACTTCCCGCAGACCTTCGGCGCCCTGCTGCGCGAGAGCGCCCGGCGCCACCCGGACAGGGCGGCGGTCGTCGGCTATCGGGACGGTGCCCGAAGCGAAAACCGCGTGGCGATGACCTATGCCGGGCTGGACCGGGCGGCCGACCGGCTGGCTCGTGCGCTGGCCCGCGCCGGCTATGCGAAAACGGCGGACCGGCCGGGGCGCTGGCTCGCCATCCTGTCGCCCAACGAGGTCGACTACGCGGCGGTCCATTTCGGGGCGGCGCGGGCCGGCTGCCCGCTTGCCCACGTCTCGGTGCGCGCCAATGCAGCCGGCCGGGCCGAGATGTTGGCCGGGGTCGGCGCCGAACTGCTGTTCGTCCATGCCGATCTGGCCGGGGACGCCCGCGCCCTGCTCGCCGGTTTGCCGGCGCTCGAACGGATCGTCGTCATCGGCGGCGCGGCCGGGCCGGACTCGCTGGACGCCTTCACCGCCGATGCGCCGGACGGCGACCCGCTCGTCGCGGTGCACCCCGACGATCCGGCGGCGGTGACCTTTTCCAGCGGCTCGACCGGCGCGCCCAAGGGCGTATTGGTCTCGCACCGCAACCGCACGCTCGCCTCGTGCCTCGGCGCGCAGGCCTTCGAGCTGGCCGACGATGACGTCATGGCCTGCACCACGCCGCTGTTCCACGTCGCCGGCCTGTTCATGTGGCTCCAGATCGGCATCAGGCGCGGCCTCACCGTCGTGCTGCTGGAGAAGTGGGCGCCGGACCTGTTCGCCGACGCCGTCGAGCGCGACGTCGCGACCGCCGCCTTTCTGGTGCCGTCGCAGGTGACGGCGCTGCTGGACGATCCGGCGGCGGCTGCGCGAGTGCGGCAGGAAGACGGTGGCCTGCGCCATCTCAACATCAGCGGCGCGCCGATGCCGTCGGGCCTGCTCGAGCGCGCGCTAAGCGCCTGGCCGGGCCTCGAGATCGTCGAGCATTACGGCCAGTCGGAAAGCTGCCCGCTCGCCTACCGGCCGGCCGCCTTCGCGCGCTCCAAGCCGATGAGCGCCGGGCGGCCCTGCGTCGAGATGGCGGTGCTGGACCGGGACGGCCGGCCCCTGCCGCAGGGGGAGGCCGGCGAGGTCGCGAGCCGCGGCGCGCACACGCTGCTCGGCTATGTCGGCGAGGACTCCGGCGAGGATATCGGCGGCGGGGCGGAACTGGCGGCCCTGCGCGCCGGCGACGGCTGGCTCAGGACCGGCGACATCGGCCGGATCGACGAAGACGGTTTCCTCCACCTGATCGACCGCTCGAAGGACGTCATCGTCTCGGGCGGCGAGAACATCTTTCCCGCCGAGGTCGAGCGCGCGCTCTACCTGCATCCAGCGGTCCGCGAATGCGCCGTCTTCGGCGTGCCCGACGACCGGTGGGGCGAGGTCCCGGCCGCCCATGTCGTGGCTAACGGCGCGGGCGGTGGAGGCGACGACGAAACTGCGGGCGGCAGCGGTGCACTGCCCGACGAAGCCGCCCTGATCGACTTCGTCGTGGCCCGGATCCCGCGCTACAAGCGCCCGCGCTTCGTCAAATTCGTCGACGCCCTGCCCCGCACCGCCATCGGCAAGATCCAGAAGAACCGGATTCGGGCGGAGTACTGGAAGGGAAGGGACCGGGCGATATGA
- a CDS encoding site-specific integrase, which translates to MPGKTSFKLTKRSVEALAAEGRDSVFWDSDLPGFGVRVYRTGRRVYCVQTRGPAGPKRVTLGRHGDITADAARRQAVIVIDRIKRGEPPFPAAPEAEPTVAALAERFLREHVEVNCSANTGDSFGLIVRNHIVPALGDLAVSAVERRHVVALHDGLSAMPYQANRTLAVLSAMFRLAEAWDLVPPGQNPCKGVRRYKETPRERFLSRDEYRRLGRALAEAERDGSENPVAVAAIRLLLLTGCRRNEILSLQWDDVDHVAAELRLTDAKAGARRVPLTPAVEAVLSGMSRAGDSPWVFAGRKPGSRYVAIHQVWKRLRAQAGLQDVRLHDLRHSYASRALALGAGLPMIGKLLGHATVSATARYAHLSRDSEKASAARVGGSIGKAILAPDAA; encoded by the coding sequence ATGCCTGGAAAGACCAGCTTCAAGCTTACCAAGCGTAGCGTCGAAGCGCTGGCGGCGGAAGGCCGCGATTCGGTCTTCTGGGATTCGGACCTCCCCGGATTCGGCGTCCGGGTCTATCGCACCGGGCGCCGAGTCTACTGCGTGCAGACCCGGGGGCCGGCCGGACCGAAGCGTGTCACCCTGGGACGGCATGGCGACATCACGGCCGATGCGGCCCGCCGCCAGGCGGTGATCGTCATCGACCGCATCAAGCGGGGCGAGCCGCCCTTTCCGGCCGCGCCCGAAGCGGAGCCGACGGTCGCCGCCCTAGCGGAGCGATTCCTACGCGAGCATGTCGAGGTGAACTGCAGCGCCAACACCGGAGACAGCTTCGGCCTGATTGTGCGCAACCATATTGTTCCTGCGTTGGGCGACCTTGCGGTATCGGCCGTCGAGCGGCGCCATGTCGTCGCCCTGCACGACGGCCTGTCGGCCATGCCCTACCAGGCCAACCGGACGCTGGCGGTGCTGTCGGCGATGTTCCGGCTGGCCGAAGCCTGGGATCTGGTGCCGCCCGGCCAAAACCCGTGCAAGGGAGTGCGGCGCTACAAGGAGACGCCGCGCGAACGGTTCCTGTCGCGCGACGAGTACCGCCGGCTCGGCCGGGCGCTGGCCGAGGCCGAAAGGGACGGCTCGGAGAATCCCGTTGCCGTCGCGGCGATCCGCCTGCTGCTGCTGACCGGCTGCCGCAGGAACGAGATCCTGAGCCTGCAATGGGACGATGTCGACCACGTTGCAGCCGAACTGCGGCTGACGGATGCCAAGGCCGGCGCCCGGCGAGTGCCGCTGACCCCGGCGGTCGAGGCGGTGCTGTCCGGAATGTCCCGCGCTGGAGACAGTCCCTGGGTCTTCGCCGGCCGCAAGCCCGGCAGCCGATATGTGGCGATCCACCAAGTCTGGAAGCGCCTGCGCGCGCAGGCCGGCCTGCAGGATGTCCGGCTCCACGACCTGCGCCACTCCTATGCCTCGCGCGCCCTGGCGCTCGGCGCGGGCCTGCCGATGATCGGCAAGCTGCTCGGCCACGCCACGGTGAGCGCGACGGCGCGCTACGCCCACCTGTCCCGGGACAGCGAGAAGGCGTCCGCCGCCCGGGTCGGCGGCAGCATCGGCAAGGCCATCTTGGCGCCGGACGCGGCCTGA
- the ftrA gene encoding transcriptional regulator FtrA, producing the protein MPDHPPHSTVVALAYDGLCTFEFGCAYEIFGLPRPELDRPWYRFEVCAAEPGPLAAAGGLAVRAPYDLGLIERADTVIVPGWKSPDAPAPPALLAALAGVVERGGRLASICSGAFLLAATGVLDGRRATTHWRYTGALARRYPQVRVDPDVLYVDEGPVLTSAGSAAGLDLCLHIVRRDHGAAVANAVARRLVLAPHRDGGQRQFVETPVSAGADAGRLARLLDWLPAHVDEPLGVADLAARAGMSVRNFQRRFREATGSTPGDWLTRQRVDRARRLAETTDLTVEQIATRAGFGTVETLRHHFRRLVGTTPTGYRRTFGRVRG; encoded by the coding sequence ATGCCCGACCACCCGCCCCATTCCACCGTCGTCGCTCTGGCCTATGACGGGCTGTGCACCTTCGAGTTCGGCTGCGCCTACGAGATCTTCGGCCTGCCGCGGCCGGAACTGGACCGGCCCTGGTACCGGTTCGAGGTCTGCGCCGCCGAGCCGGGGCCGCTCGCGGCGGCGGGCGGGCTTGCGGTCCGGGCACCCTATGACCTGGGCCTGATCGAGCGGGCGGACACGGTGATCGTGCCGGGCTGGAAGAGCCCGGATGCGCCGGCGCCGCCGGCCCTGCTCGCCGCGCTCGCCGGCGTGGTCGAGCGCGGCGGCCGGCTGGCCTCGATCTGCTCGGGCGCCTTCCTGCTCGCCGCCACCGGGGTGCTGGACGGCCGGCGCGCCACCACCCACTGGCGCTATACCGGGGCGCTGGCGCGGCGCTATCCGCAAGTCCGGGTCGATCCGGACGTGCTCTACGTCGACGAGGGCCCGGTCCTGACCTCGGCCGGCAGCGCGGCGGGGCTCGACCTCTGCCTCCATATCGTGCGCCGCGACCACGGCGCGGCGGTCGCCAACGCCGTCGCCCGGCGGCTTGTGCTCGCGCCGCACCGCGACGGCGGCCAGCGCCAGTTCGTCGAAACCCCGGTCTCCGCCGGGGCGGACGCCGGCCGGCTGGCGCGGCTGCTCGACTGGCTGCCCGCCCATGTCGACGAGCCGCTCGGCGTTGCCGACCTCGCCGCACGCGCAGGTATGAGCGTGCGCAACTTTCAGCGGCGCTTTCGCGAAGCGACGGGCTCGACGCCGGGCGACTGGCTCACCCGGCAGCGCGTGGACCGCGCCCGCCGCCTTGCGGAGACCACCGATCTGACCGTCGAACAGATCGCGACGCGCGCCGGCTTCGGCACCGTCGAGACGCTGCGCCATCACTTCCGGCGCCTTGTCGGGACCACCCCGACCGGCTATCGCCGCACCTTCGGCCGGGTTCGGGGATGA